The following are encoded together in the Candidatus Woesebacteria bacterium genome:
- a CDS encoding MBL fold metallo-hydrolase: MEITYLGHSSFRIKGKTATVITDPYSDSIGLKFPKVSADIVTVSHIHDDHNNVQAVSDVKHVFNGPGEYEMMGVSFIGLPTYHDDKKGEVRGKNIVFVIEIDNLRLAHLGDLGHKLSEKQLEDMGQIDVLMIPVGGFYTISQDVAVEVAQGVECPVTIPMHYKVDGLSKDLAEKISGYEDFIVKMGLPKQVLPKLNLTKDTIGENERVVVLEKI, translated from the coding sequence ATGGAGATTACATATTTAGGCCATTCATCGTTTCGCATCAAGGGTAAAACTGCGACTGTAATTACTGATCCTTACAGTGATTCTATCGGATTGAAATTTCCAAAGGTTTCAGCCGACATTGTAACTGTTTCGCATATACACGATGACCACAACAACGTCCAAGCCGTTAGCGACGTAAAACATGTGTTTAATGGACCCGGAGAATACGAAATGATGGGTGTATCGTTTATAGGATTACCTACATACCACGACGATAAAAAAGGTGAAGTGAGAGGAAAAAATATCGTTTTTGTTATTGAGATTGATAATCTGCGTTTGGCGCATTTGGGTGATTTGGGTCACAAGTTGTCGGAAAAGCAATTAGAAGATATGGGACAGATTGATGTTTTGATGATTCCCGTTGGTGGATTTTATACGATCAGCCAAGACGTTGCCGTTGAAGTGGCGCAAGGTGTTGAATGTCCTGTTACGATCCCTATGCATTACAAAGTAGATGGATTGTCTAAAGATTTAGCGGAAAAAATCTCCGGGTATGAAGACTTTATTGTTAAAATGGGTTTACCCAAACAGGTTTTACCCAAATTAAATCTAACCAAAGATACGATCGGGGAAAACGAAAGGGTAGTGGTCTTAGAAAAAATATAA
- a CDS encoding cation:proton antiporter: MDMFLNIAVLLVVAASFGILAKLFKQPLIVGYLFSGIFLSATGLLGDTEVFESFGTIGVTLLLFLLGLEMNIRELPVIGKVAVITGLGQIIFTSLIGFILATILGFDTLPAVYISIGLTFSSTIIIVKLLSEKKSLASLYGKIAVGFLLVQDFVALIILMLLVGLGNGNLSGWNYLFILLKAIFLFGLVWFLSKKVLSVLFERIVGNSHELLFVVSIAWAIGFAAFLAGPMDFTPEIGGFLAGLSLAGLPAHLHIASKTRPLRDFFLVIFFMLLGTKLVVGGDVFNLIPHAIIFSLFVLIGNPIIVLIIMGVMGFKRRTSFMAGLTVAQISEFSLIVANMGLMLGHITSEHVALIVMVGVITMTISTYLILGSDKLYNKIYKQLAIFERKKTKELQLVTQIDKSNHIVLVGADSTGTPLAMYFKHKKMDFVVVDFNPNVYERFTKKGIPTVFGDINDSEILTASGIVRARIVISTISDLASDLTLLIHIKKENINPVVIMSASSTHNAQVLYENGASYVVVPDVVSGEHIRHMLTVYGNSPQKFRKIGKNHLSRLKKKQ, from the coding sequence ATGGATATGTTTTTAAATATCGCGGTTTTGCTTGTTGTTGCAGCTTCGTTTGGTATACTTGCTAAACTTTTTAAACAACCACTTATTGTCGGATATTTGTTCTCTGGAATATTTTTAAGTGCAACTGGATTATTGGGAGATACTGAGGTTTTTGAAAGCTTCGGGACGATCGGAGTTACACTCCTACTTTTTCTTCTGGGTTTGGAAATGAATATCCGTGAGTTACCGGTTATTGGAAAGGTTGCTGTCATAACGGGATTAGGGCAAATAATATTTACCTCGTTAATTGGATTTATCCTGGCGACAATATTGGGATTTGATACACTTCCGGCCGTCTATATTTCTATCGGTCTTACTTTCTCATCAACAATTATTATTGTAAAGCTACTGTCCGAAAAGAAGAGCCTGGCAAGTTTATACGGGAAAATAGCAGTTGGATTTTTGTTGGTTCAGGATTTTGTTGCCTTAATTATTCTAATGTTACTTGTGGGCTTGGGAAACGGAAACCTGTCTGGATGGAATTATTTGTTTATACTTCTTAAAGCAATTTTTCTTTTTGGTCTTGTGTGGTTTTTGTCAAAGAAAGTACTTTCCGTACTTTTTGAAAGAATTGTCGGAAATTCACATGAACTTCTGTTTGTCGTAAGCATTGCTTGGGCTATCGGTTTTGCCGCATTTCTTGCAGGACCGATGGATTTTACTCCCGAAATCGGTGGGTTTTTGGCCGGTCTTTCGCTTGCAGGTTTACCTGCACATTTGCACATTGCAAGTAAAACCAGGCCACTTAGGGATTTTTTTCTAGTAATATTTTTCATGTTGCTTGGGACAAAGCTTGTTGTCGGTGGAGATGTTTTTAATTTAATTCCACATGCTATTATATTTTCGTTATTTGTACTAATTGGAAACCCGATTATTGTTCTAATAATTATGGGAGTGATGGGATTCAAAAGAAGAACAAGCTTCATGGCTGGTTTGACAGTTGCACAGATTTCGGAATTTTCATTAATCGTTGCCAACATGGGTTTAATGTTGGGTCATATTACTTCAGAGCATGTGGCGTTAATAGTCATGGTTGGAGTAATCACCATGACTATTTCGACGTATTTGATACTGGGATCCGATAAACTGTATAACAAAATATACAAACAACTGGCAATATTTGAGAGAAAAAAGACCAAAGAGTTACAGCTGGTTACGCAGATTGATAAAAGTAATCATATCGTCTTAGTCGGTGCCGATTCGACTGGCACACCGCTTGCGATGTATTTTAAGCACAAAAAAATGGATTTTGTGGTAGTTGATTTTAACCCTAATGTATATGAACGATTTACCAAAAAGGGAATTCCGACTGTTTTTGGAGATATCAATGACTCGGAAATTTTAACTGCATCAGGGATAGTCCGTGCACGAATTGTTATATCAACTATTTCCGATCTCGCCAGTGACCTGACACTACTAATTCATATCAAAAAAGAAAACATTAACCCTGTGGTAATTATGTCTGCTTCATCTACTCACAATGCACAAGTATTATACGAGAATGGAGCATCTTATGTTGTTGTCCCCGACGTGGTATCTGGGGAACACATTCGCCATATGCTTACTGTCTATGGTAATTCTCCTCAAAAATTTAGAAAAATTGGCAAGAACCATTTATCAAGGTTGAAGAAAAAACAATAG
- a CDS encoding DMT family transporter, giving the protein MFDLSKFSFRNRAYLNLILVAAIWGIASPVIKFTFNGIDPLPFLAYRFLIAGTISLIFFARKIRRGKKFRQLRANFWAASLYGILAVPVALGILFFGLEKSTVLDLTLVGTIGPLIVTAGGALIFHDKITKKEKLGISIVIVGLVINTFFPLFQAGEAVKFSGNILLVLYLFSDSGSILLAKYIIRNKVKSSNLTNLAFLMGAITLAPIAIYKYGFFGFVDTIISLPLKYHLGVWYMAVLSGNLAYLLYVKSQKSIEVSEASLFMYLQPLFTIPLAVFWLDEKLTLPFVVGAVIIAIGIYIAEKKTKKPVNHSQLPK; this is encoded by the coding sequence ATGTTTGATTTGTCCAAGTTCTCTTTTAGAAACCGTGCGTATCTCAATCTTATTTTAGTCGCGGCAATTTGGGGTATCGCCTCGCCTGTAATTAAGTTTACTTTTAATGGTATAGATCCTCTTCCCTTTTTGGCTTACCGGTTTCTAATTGCCGGCACAATCTCACTAATATTTTTTGCACGTAAAATACGTCGAGGTAAAAAATTTCGTCAGTTACGGGCGAATTTTTGGGCTGCAAGTTTATATGGTATATTGGCAGTACCTGTAGCTTTGGGAATTCTTTTTTTTGGTCTTGAGAAGTCAACCGTTTTGGATCTGACACTTGTCGGAACAATCGGACCCTTAATCGTAACCGCCGGAGGTGCCCTGATATTTCATGACAAAATTACAAAAAAGGAAAAACTCGGGATATCAATTGTTATCGTCGGTCTGGTAATAAACACCTTTTTTCCGCTTTTCCAAGCGGGCGAAGCAGTTAAGTTTTCGGGTAATATCCTTCTTGTACTCTATCTTTTCAGCGATAGCGGGTCGATTCTTCTTGCAAAATATATAATTCGCAACAAAGTAAAATCTTCCAATTTAACAAACTTGGCTTTTTTGATGGGGGCAATCACACTGGCTCCTATTGCGATTTATAAATATGGATTTTTTGGATTTGTGGATACCATCATAAGTCTGCCTCTTAAGTATCATTTGGGAGTTTGGTATATGGCTGTCCTTTCCGGCAACCTGGCATACCTTTTGTATGTGAAGTCTCAAAAATCAATTGAGGTTAGTGAGGCATCGCTTTTTATGTATTTACAACCTTTATTTACCATACCATTAGCCGTATTTTGGTTGGATGAAAAACTTACTTTGCCATTTGTGGTCGGTGCAGTAATTATCGCCATTGGTATATATATCGCCGAAAAAAAGACCAAAAAACCAGTTAATCATAGCCAATTGCCCAAATAA
- the efp gene encoding elongation factor P, translating to MVDAAALKNGTTFESNGIPYLVLKYELQKVARGGGTVKLTLRNLVNGNMERKVCNSTAKYELISTTKRSLQYLFKDASTACFMDEKTYEQVEIPISIVKNEIQFIKEGQLANVLFWDDRPLSVDIAPKVTLEVTQTSPGVKGNSATNVFKPAILENGLEIKVPLFIKTGDKIRVDTRSGEYLERMTGKGI from the coding sequence ATGGTGGATGCAGCAGCATTGAAAAACGGAACAACATTCGAATCGAATGGGATTCCTTATTTGGTTCTAAAATACGAATTACAGAAAGTAGCACGAGGTGGGGGAACTGTTAAGCTTACTTTGAGAAATTTAGTCAATGGTAATATGGAGCGTAAGGTATGTAACTCGACCGCAAAATACGAACTAATTTCTACCACAAAAAGAAGCCTGCAGTATTTATTTAAAGATGCATCAACCGCTTGTTTTATGGACGAAAAAACATACGAGCAGGTCGAGATCCCAATAAGTATCGTAAAAAACGAAATACAATTTATTAAAGAAGGGCAATTGGCGAACGTTCTTTTCTGGGATGACAGACCACTATCTGTTGATATTGCACCAAAGGTAACTCTTGAAGTAACGCAAACCTCGCCGGGTGTAAAGGGTAATTCGGCGACAAATGTCTTCAAACCCGCAATACTGGAAAACGGCTTAGAAATAAAAGTGCCGCTTTTTATCAAAACGGGTGACAAAATCAGAGTTGACACGAGAAGCGGTGAGTACCTCGAGAGAATGACCGGCAAAGGAATTTAA
- a CDS encoding PCRF domain-containing protein, which translates to MNTNNAFVEIRSATGGDEAKIWATDLLRMYMRYATKRGWKSLPIDETTLQIIGENSFSDLKFESGVHRVQRIPLTEKRGRVHTSTATVAVLPKIESHEITVRPEDIDIQFARSGGAGGQNVNKVSTAVRLTHRPTGIVVAVQQERTQYQNRDIAMDILKSKLWEREEEKKLREVAGYRSAIGRGMRSEKIRTYNYPQDRVTDHRVKKSWGNLSAIVDGNLDKVIGLLKEQLTGQN; encoded by the coding sequence ATGAATACAAATAATGCATTTGTGGAAATCAGGTCAGCTACAGGTGGCGATGAAGCCAAAATTTGGGCTACGGATTTACTGCGTATGTATATGCGCTATGCTACCAAACGAGGTTGGAAATCCCTACCGATAGACGAAACAACTCTGCAAATAATCGGCGAAAATTCTTTTAGCGATCTAAAATTCGAATCAGGAGTTCATCGTGTACAAAGAATTCCCTTAACGGAAAAGCGTGGTCGAGTACATACTTCTACCGCAACCGTAGCCGTGTTGCCAAAGATCGAAAGTCACGAGATAACGGTTCGCCCTGAGGATATTGATATTCAATTTGCCAGATCCGGTGGTGCCGGGGGTCAAAACGTCAATAAAGTAAGTACTGCAGTCAGACTCACCCATCGCCCAACAGGCATAGTGGTAGCCGTCCAGCAAGAAAGAACTCAATACCAAAACCGCGATATTGCCATGGACATATTGAAATCAAAATTATGGGAGAGAGAAGAAGAGAAAAAGTTACGCGAAGTCGCCGGCTATCGATCTGCAATCGGGCGCGGTATGAGATCCGAAAAAATAAGAACGTATAATTATCCGCAAGATCGTGTAACCGATCACAGAGTAAAGAAATCCTGGGGAAATCTAAGTGCAATTGTCGACGGCAACTTGGATAAAGTAATTGGTCTTCTTAAAGAACAACTAACCGGACAAAACTAA
- a CDS encoding beta-lactamase family protein: MKQPGYALIISRNGQTLYQQYEGYADIENNQIISRSTKFRLASLTKPFTAMLILKLIDDKLVKLDDTLNRFFPELPNWKYKVSVENLLNHTSGIKDYEKILAKNKYKKGSEPTNQEAISVISCFDKLIFKPSQMQVYSESGYVLLAEIIKRVGGSSYSKQLNTIIFQPMKMDNTLVYENSTAVFDNRAMGYRFAKGKYTIYDYNPLNYVIGNEGVYSSAQDLGKWTSAWFSEKIISSYLIDKSFSKTQLLSGTIADRGYSFILDKYGSDKIVYHGGSWVGFRCMLVLIPSQKLSGVFLSNSTDYDKETKRLIMLINNLSKFSNAI, encoded by the coding sequence ATGAAACAACCTGGCTATGCACTGATCATTTCAAGAAATGGACAAACTCTGTACCAACAATACGAGGGTTATGCTGACATCGAAAATAATCAAATAATATCGCGGAGTACAAAATTTCGGTTAGCGTCATTAACAAAACCTTTCACTGCCATGCTTATCCTCAAGCTAATTGATGACAAGTTGGTTAAGTTAGACGACACACTAAATAGATTTTTCCCTGAACTACCGAATTGGAAATACAAAGTATCTGTTGAGAATCTACTAAATCACACATCGGGTATCAAAGATTATGAGAAAATACTTGCAAAGAACAAATACAAAAAAGGCAGCGAGCCAACAAACCAGGAAGCAATTAGTGTAATTTCTTGTTTTGACAAATTGATTTTTAAACCAAGTCAAATGCAGGTTTATAGCGAATCCGGTTATGTACTTCTGGCAGAAATAATCAAAAGAGTTGGTGGCAGTAGTTACTCAAAGCAATTAAACACAATAATATTTCAACCCATGAAGATGGATAACACTCTTGTCTACGAAAACTCAACGGCAGTTTTTGATAATCGAGCAATGGGATACAGGTTCGCCAAGGGCAAGTACACTATTTACGACTATAATCCTCTTAACTATGTCATTGGAAACGAAGGGGTATATTCCAGTGCCCAAGATCTAGGAAAATGGACATCAGCTTGGTTTAGTGAAAAAATCATTTCAAGTTATCTAATCGACAAATCATTTTCTAAAACACAACTACTTAGTGGTACGATAGCCGATAGAGGTTATAGTTTTATTCTGGATAAATATGGAAGTGATAAAATTGTTTATCATGGTGGAAGCTGGGTGGGATTTAGATGTATGCTGGTGTTAATTCCATCTCAGAAACTTTCTGGTGTTTTTCTTTCAAATTCAACTGATTATGACAAGGAGACAAAAAGACTCATTATGCTAATCAACAATTTGAGCAAATTTAGTAATGCGATATAA
- a CDS encoding TraR/DksA C4-type zinc finger protein: MKNKKTKKVQESAPHGETVKFPKRILKPVSEFLAHRVKTLEKRRKEIDSEDPFKNAERATDNASPDADAEEQFGHARTSALKNQLDRKIIQTKKALSRIKIGTYGICEDCSEMIDTDRLIIYPEATLCSKCQAKREA, encoded by the coding sequence ATGAAAAATAAAAAAACCAAGAAAGTGCAAGAATCTGCGCCTCACGGCGAAACTGTAAAATTTCCCAAAAGAATACTCAAACCGGTTTCTGAATTTTTGGCGCATCGAGTTAAAACTCTTGAGAAAAGACGCAAAGAGATCGATTCCGAAGATCCTTTCAAAAATGCTGAACGTGCCACAGATAATGCGTCGCCTGATGCCGATGCCGAAGAGCAATTTGGTCATGCCAGAACATCAGCTTTAAAAAATCAATTGGATAGAAAAATAATCCAGACCAAAAAAGCGCTGTCTCGTATCAAAATAGGTACATATGGAATTTGTGAGGATTGTTCGGAAATGATTGATACCGATAGGCTTATAATTTACCCCGAAGCAACTCTTTGCTCCAAATGCCAGGCTAAACGTGAAGCGTAA
- the hisS gene encoding histidine--tRNA ligase, producing MSKNKIQTLKGFRDFLPEDAIKREWLIGKLKEIFELWGYDPVETPILEPLEIFEGQIGEDEKLFYKFDDPGGRKVALRYDQSVPISRVIGQYNQQLPMPFRRYQIQPTFRAEKPQKGRYREFIMCDADIFGVESSQADAEVIALLLDIYKRLGFKNIKVYVNDRKLLKGIPYEAIVAIDKLKKIGTEGVIEDMIKKGIEKNKAREYLNKIKSLKPNQTINDIFNYLEKLNYPKDWYEFDPTIARSFSYSDGPIWEIVSPDYKAGSLSGGERFDGLIEEVSGIKVPATGFGLGLDRTLEAAESLNLIPVKKTVTKVLVTIFAENTVDSSIKIVKVLRSAKINTELYPEIVPLAKQLKYADKKGIPYAVIIGPDEILKNEVIVKNLLNKRQETIPIDALLTQLR from the coding sequence ATGTCGAAAAATAAAATACAAACACTAAAAGGTTTCAGAGACTTTTTGCCCGAAGATGCCATAAAGCGTGAATGGCTAATCGGCAAACTTAAAGAAATTTTCGAACTTTGGGGATACGACCCAGTGGAAACACCAATACTCGAACCTTTGGAAATCTTTGAAGGTCAAATTGGCGAAGATGAAAAACTTTTTTATAAGTTTGATGATCCGGGTGGTAGGAAAGTTGCATTAAGATATGACCAATCCGTACCAATATCTCGAGTGATTGGCCAATACAATCAACAGCTCCCTATGCCCTTTCGCAGATATCAAATTCAACCTACGTTTCGAGCAGAAAAGCCGCAAAAGGGGCGCTACCGAGAATTTATTATGTGTGACGCAGACATCTTTGGAGTAGAATCGTCACAAGCTGACGCTGAAGTCATTGCACTGTTATTGGATATTTATAAACGATTAGGTTTCAAGAATATAAAAGTATACGTTAATGACAGAAAACTTCTTAAGGGTATACCTTACGAAGCCATAGTAGCCATTGATAAGCTAAAAAAGATTGGAACAGAAGGTGTTATCGAAGATATGATCAAAAAAGGGATCGAGAAAAACAAGGCTAGAGAATATCTAAATAAGATTAAAAGCTTGAAACCAAACCAAACAATAAATGATATTTTTAATTATCTGGAAAAATTAAACTACCCAAAAGACTGGTATGAATTTGATCCAACTATTGCCAGGTCATTTTCGTATTCTGATGGACCAATTTGGGAGATTGTCTCACCTGATTATAAAGCGGGGTCACTGTCTGGTGGTGAAAGATTTGATGGATTAATTGAGGAAGTTTCAGGTATTAAAGTCCCTGCTACGGGATTCGGGTTAGGACTAGACAGAACCCTTGAAGCGGCTGAAAGCTTAAATCTCATACCCGTTAAAAAAACAGTAACAAAAGTCTTGGTAACAATATTTGCTGAAAATACAGTGGATAGTTCAATAAAAATTGTTAAAGTATTACGCAGTGCTAAAATTAATACCGAACTTTATCCTGAAATCGTGCCTCTTGCCAAACAATTAAAGTATGCCGACAAAAAAGGTATTCCGTATGCCGTAATAATTGGCCCTGATGAAATACTTAAAAATGAAGTTATCGTAAAAAATCTCTTAAACAAAAGACAGGAAACCATCCCAATAGACGCTTTACTTACTCAGCTAAGGTAA
- the rpmE gene encoding 50S ribosomal protein L31: protein MKTNIHPKWYKDAKVICSCGNTFEIGATLPEIRVEVCSACHPFYTGQMKYLDTAGRVDAFKAKLAQANKKVLSKQQKRQIKKDKRIQKELEKPDTLAEVRKLVKKSSNKSN, encoded by the coding sequence ATGAAAACAAATATTCATCCCAAGTGGTACAAAGACGCAAAAGTAATTTGCTCATGTGGTAACACCTTTGAAATCGGCGCTACTCTTCCCGAGATCAGGGTTGAGGTATGTTCTGCCTGTCATCCTTTTTATACCGGTCAAATGAAATATCTTGATACAGCCGGACGAGTTGATGCATTTAAAGCAAAACTTGCACAAGCAAATAAAAAGGTACTCTCAAAACAACAAAAAAGACAGATTAAAAAAGATAAACGTATTCAAAAAGAACTTGAAAAACCTGATACACTCGCCGAAGTCAGAAAGTTGGTTAAAAAATCCTCTAACAAAAGTAATTAG
- a CDS encoding RluA family pseudouridine synthase: protein METPRVIHEDIETPRVIHDDKEFIIVDKPSGWIVNDAQTAKGQPVLQTWLDNNLKYELCGQTIYRSGIVHRLDKETSGLIIIAKTVAAFDNLQAQFKNRVVEKTYKALTHGKVNPAKGVINAPVGRLPWRRDRFGVLAGGREAFTSYETVSNYKDNKNNLYSLINTFPKTGRTHQIRIHLKHLGHPLVADEFYAGRKTARNDRVWCPRLFLHACAISFKHPVTHENLNFASDLPADLQKVIEKLTKLD from the coding sequence ATGGAAACACCTCGAGTAATACACGAAGATATCGAAACACCTCGTGTAATACACGATGATAAGGAATTTATAATTGTTGACAAACCTTCGGGTTGGATTGTAAATGATGCACAGACGGCAAAAGGTCAACCCGTTTTGCAAACATGGCTTGATAATAATCTTAAATATGAGCTTTGTGGACAGACTATTTATCGGTCGGGGATTGTGCACCGCCTGGACAAAGAAACAAGTGGACTAATAATCATTGCCAAAACCGTTGCGGCTTTTGATAACCTGCAAGCGCAATTTAAAAACCGCGTGGTCGAAAAAACATATAAAGCCTTGACGCATGGTAAGGTAAATCCGGCAAAAGGTGTCATTAATGCACCTGTTGGGAGATTGCCATGGAGGAGAGACCGCTTTGGAGTGTTGGCAGGTGGTAGAGAGGCATTCACAAGCTACGAAACAGTGTCAAATTACAAAGATAATAAAAACAATTTATATAGTCTAATAAACACCTTTCCCAAAACAGGAAGGACGCACCAAATCAGAATTCACTTAAAACACCTGGGTCATCCGCTTGTTGCGGACGAGTTCTATGCAGGCAGAAAAACCGCCAGAAACGATCGAGTTTGGTGTCCAAGACTATTTCTACATGCTTGTGCTATCTCTTTTAAACATCCTGTAACGCACGAAAATCTTAATTTCGCCTCAGATTTACCGGCTGATTTACAAAAAGTAATTGAAAAATTAACCAAGCTTGACTAA
- a CDS encoding tetratricopeptide repeat protein, producing the protein MDIDLDNQAVSAALAGKWKEASKINLTILETNPSDVDALNRLARAYAEMGDLPLARATAQKVLKIDAFNSIANKSLNRWKGLKKTSGQPSTVSKANIFLEEPGKTKIVQLMHLGSAKVIATIDTGDEVKLNTHGHRVNICSCEGKYIGRLSDDLSGHIRNLIRYGNEYSVCIKSVEKEDVTVFIRETKRCKDLQDIPSFSSDKIDYMAFDPQSKSEDEDF; encoded by the coding sequence ATGGATATTGATCTAGACAACCAAGCCGTATCGGCTGCTTTGGCAGGCAAATGGAAAGAAGCCTCAAAAATAAATTTGACAATACTTGAGACAAACCCAAGCGATGTCGATGCATTGAATAGACTAGCCAGGGCGTACGCCGAGATGGGCGATTTGCCACTCGCGCGTGCGACAGCTCAAAAGGTTCTAAAAATAGACGCTTTTAATTCTATTGCAAATAAATCTCTCAACCGATGGAAGGGATTGAAAAAAACTTCCGGCCAACCATCAACTGTTTCCAAAGCTAATATATTTTTAGAAGAACCGGGTAAAACAAAAATTGTTCAGCTGATGCATTTAGGAAGTGCCAAAGTTATTGCCACGATTGACACCGGAGACGAAGTAAAGCTCAACACGCACGGACATCGCGTAAATATATGTTCCTGTGAAGGGAAATATATCGGTAGATTGTCCGATGATCTTTCCGGCCATATCAGAAACTTAATCAGATATGGAAATGAATACAGTGTGTGTATTAAATCCGTCGAGAAAGAAGACGTAACTGTCTTTATTCGAGAAACTAAAAGATGTAAAGATCTGCAAGATATTCCTTCATTTTCCTCTGATAAGATTGATTATATGGCATTTGATCCGCAGTCAAAATCCGAGGATGAAGACTTCTAA
- the dnaB gene encoding replicative DNA helicase, which produces MAMSQQINVRIPPHSSDAEESVLGALLLDKDAVIAIAEFLSPEDFYNEKLKEIYSSVLDLYQDRTPIDVLTISEALKKKKILKKIGGVSYLAELTNKVPTSAHIEHYGKIVKDTAIKRSMMSAASRLVELSMDDGLAAQELLDKAESEVFSLTQTSIDKSFVKVRDALSESFDRLDELHKDKSGMRGIATGFKDLDQTLAGLQKSNLLILAARPGMGKSTLALNIAQNISVNSKRPVGFFSLEMSREELVDRLLVTQADIDAWKLKTGKLSEDDFTKLSNAMGKLAEAPLFIDDTPALTILEMRTKARRLQVESGVDLIIVDYLQLARGRTYDNRVQEVSEISQGLKNLARELKVPVIALSQLNRSVEQRGIKKPQLADLRESGSIEQDADVVMFLWREDDEDLSNYELDIAKHRNGPLASIKLFFRGDRVRFYDREGKNTKS; this is translated from the coding sequence ATGGCGATGTCACAACAAATTAATGTACGTATCCCGCCTCACTCATCGGACGCGGAAGAATCCGTATTGGGTGCACTGCTTCTTGATAAGGATGCCGTAATTGCAATTGCGGAGTTTTTGTCACCCGAGGACTTTTACAATGAAAAGTTAAAAGAAATATATTCATCGGTTCTTGATTTATATCAAGATAGAACTCCCATTGATGTCTTAACCATTTCTGAAGCTCTTAAAAAGAAAAAGATTCTAAAAAAAATCGGTGGTGTGTCGTATTTAGCCGAATTGACAAACAAGGTACCGACATCAGCACACATAGAACACTACGGAAAAATTGTTAAAGATACGGCGATAAAAAGAAGTATGATGTCTGCTGCTAGCCGGTTAGTGGAATTGTCGATGGACGATGGTCTAGCTGCTCAGGAATTATTGGACAAAGCCGAAAGTGAAGTATTTTCCCTAACACAAACATCGATTGATAAATCGTTTGTTAAAGTACGTGATGCCTTGTCGGAAAGTTTCGACCGATTAGACGAATTACATAAAGACAAAAGCGGTATGAGAGGAATTGCCACGGGTTTCAAAGATCTCGACCAGACCTTAGCCGGTTTACAAAAGTCGAATTTGTTAATACTTGCCGCACGACCTGGTATGGGTAAATCAACCCTGGCATTAAATATTGCACAAAATATTTCCGTAAACAGTAAACGCCCAGTTGGTTTTTTCTCTCTTGAAATGAGCAGGGAAGAATTGGTTGATAGATTATTGGTAACCCAGGCTGATATAGATGCTTGGAAATTAAAAACGGGAAAATTATCAGAAGATGATTTTACCAAATTGTCGAATGCGATGGGAAAACTCGCTGAGGCACCTCTTTTTATTGATGACACACCGGCACTTACAATTCTTGAAATGCGAACAAAAGCTCGCAGATTGCAAGTCGAAAGTGGTGTGGATTTAATAATTGTTGACTATTTACAACTTGCCCGCGGCCGTACGTACGACAATCGCGTTCAGGAAGTTTCGGAAATATCTCAAGGGCTCAAAAACCTTGCCCGCGAATTGAAAGTTCCGGTAATAGCCCTTTCGCAGTTGAATAGGTCAGTTGAACAGCGTGGAATAAAAAAACCTCAACTAGCGGATTTACGCGAATCCGGGAGTATCGAGCAAGACGCAGACGTGGTTATGTTTTTGTGGAGAGAAGATGACGAAGATTTATCTAATTATGAACTGGATATCGCCAAACACAGAAACGGACCCTTGGCGTCAATCAAACTGTTTTTCCGTGGAGATAGAGTACGGTTTTACGATCGAGAAGGCAAAAACACCAAGAGCTAA